AATCGTCCGTACGTTTTAATTGTCTCGTAGAAATTCTTCGCCCAATGTAAGTGCTCCCGATCGCCCAATTTCGTGAACAGTTCCACCGACCGTCTCTGATCTTCCAAATTCTCCGAATGATTGAACGGCGAATACATATACCGCCGAACGATGTCCGGTTGATGTTCATCCCAGCCGCTGGCCACTATTTTCTTTGCAATTTCCAATGCCTTATCGTCTGTTGCATACGCTTGCGCTGtattgcgaaaaatattccGCGGCACTTGGTCCAGTAAAATTACCAATGCCAGTGCTCCGTCGGCCGAATCCGACCAGTCGTTGTACTGACCGCATTTCGCTTTTTCATAATCATCGGACAAGTGTTGCCGCACATGATTATCCGCTGCATCGTCACCGtaccaaaatgattttgatttcaaGTAGTCCGCGTCGGACGGCTTACCGAACCAAAAGTCGAGGACGTATCGAAATCTGGTCGTGGTGGCGGAAGACGCTTGCATTggaatgttttgttttctaaaattggatttgattATCGGAACGTGGATCCTTTGATATGAGTCGTTACCCTGTGATTCGACGccttaaatttactttcaacGAGTGTACGCGAATGGTCCGTACCggtgaaagattttgaaccGAATGATGATTAATGACGAAATTCAACAAACTTCTTATTCTTCACCTCACGCATTCacatgtgtgtgtgtgtgtgtgtgtgtgtgtttgttcTTGGTGTTACTGTTTTCATCATTATGCGTATACCTTGAAAACCATATGACCGTAACTGACTCGATAGAAGACGACCAGTTTTTTTTGCTGGGACTTGATGAATTTTGGTAATCGGCTGTGATGATAGTTCACACATGATTTTGGCCGGATGTACAATGGTGTGACCATACTACTAGACCTTGTATATCTCTCGTAATtctacaaagaaaattttattcgaatttcaTGATGATCTATTTAAAGACAAGCATATACCTGAAGTATTATGTTGACAACCACTTCGTCtgacaaaatttcgaataaaattttttcaattttttttaagagtaATGGCCTTAAGACGCAGCGAATTTTAATTGTCTTTTTTCTCCGTTTTCCGCAGATTTTAATCGATGACTGACGAGATGTTGTTTTCATTACGACCAGCAGAAATATTATGAGCGAGGTGagtgacaaatatttttatttttatttttatctcgTTACTTCCCAGAAACGGGAGAGGTGTTTATCGTGATGAATATATTTATATCAAACAGTTATCCCTGTCATAAGACTTGttgatgaaatttgttttctgaaaCTTATAACATTCATGAATCCCGTCGATTGATTAACGCTGCGAACGCTTTCGTTCTTACGGCCTTCTCTAGAATTTTGGAGTTTGTGTTCAAAGTAGCCCACGGTTTAATGTGGTTACAATTCGTGATGTGATCACTAATTCGtagattttcaacaaaatccaaATAAACGTCCGAACGACGATACTAGGGCAGCAGTAGATGCCGCGCCAATTGACAATAAGCACTGATGGTGCCTATTGGTTTCCTTTGGCCACTATTAGTGCCTATTTTCGTCAATTGGTGTCTATTAGTGACTGATAGTGGAAATATTGGGATAGTCGGTacaatttctattgaaattgtaAGTGGTCAATTGCCAAAAGACGTGAAtagtagggcgtatcgaattttgcaaattttaaggaccgcgatagcctgtgtgcggaaaacgtatatcatcgaaaactgtgtccgggcatgtggttgatgaatccgatggagccatggaagaagtccccccgggcggctttaagtttccgatggtcataattcggaaagttgagagtatttttgaaaacaatgttctagcgggatgtagagctttgaaaactctacaaatctACCGAATAAACctatggtccaaaaggtgccattgccaagattgcctaacatcgaaaatgtgaccatttggtttttgacttatatttcctgagagacaaatgattttttttagcctgtggtatgagatggtagaggaggtcgagcactaccagtacactaggcatgtcccgatcggatatactcttgaaatcacttttataacatttgtgaatggaatttttaagagtggccacgtcgcccacgaagcaagtgcagacactgcaaccggtactggtgagtcgaggacaccttggccagtaagtatgcataatattccatgacagtagctgaactctttcacaaaatatttgttatttcgatgtggcaccggttgcagtgtctgcacttgcttcgtgggcgacgtggccactcttaaaaattccattcacaaatgttataaaagtgatttcaagagtatatccgatcgggacatgcctagtgtactggtagtgctcgacctcctctaccacctcataccacaggctaaaaaaaatcatttgtctctcaggaaatataagtcaaaaaccaaaaggtcttattttcgatgttaggcaatcttggcaatggcaccttttggaccataggtttcttcggtagatttgtagagttttcaaagctctacatcccgctagaacattgttttcaaaaatactctcaactttccgaattatgaccatcggaaacttaaagccgcccggggggacttcttccatggctccatcggattcatcaaccacatgcccggacacagttttcgattatctacgttttccgcatacaggctatcgcggtccttaaaatttgcaaaattcgatacgccctattgCCAAAAGACGTGAATAGTCACCAATAGTCGGAACAATTTAGAGGACAAAAATTTGACGTTAAGGCCTCGGATTATTGTTGCAAATTTCGAAAGAAATGCAGACCAAACTCAATGATGAATTTGTGTTGGAGTGTAACTTCCATCTTGTTTAGGTTATCGcttgaaaatttccattcgccaagatttttgtaaaaaatcatttcgtttTGAAAAGTGAAGCCAAATGACGATAACTGAAACAAGAGACTTATCTCCTTCCGTTATTGTTATTGCAAAGGCAATTATATATTTAGCTGAAAGGACATTTCTGCTcaggaaaatcaatttaaaaagaatttttacatgctacatgcatcgaaaaccgtacttttcatgtttcaagaaCTTCTTTCGGcgcgccctcagcatgtaaaagcCATTACATAAGTCGGGataaagtctcgttttcgtgagTTAATTAACCTCGGCtttgcctcggatcaacaaaagttctcacgaaaattctacttttcatctttttatccctagttatgtaaaatgCTACTGTTGTGAAGCAGAGCGTCTAATATTCTGTCATAACCTTCACATTTGTACCGTCAAGCGCCGACGTTATTCTATTTTGCATAAACCACGAAGATAATGTTGCGTCCAGGCTCATGAAGTCGTTCAAAAGTAGATTCATGAATGTTGATACACCAATGCATGATGTGAAGCTAAATTGTTAAAGAACGTCCCGTAatgacattttctttttgtctgtGTTTGCAGATTGACGATAGAATTGCGGCAGTGAAACAAGAGGTAAGTTTTCAAAATCCATTGTCCATTCTACTTAATCACGTAGTTACGAAGCTCGTGTTGATTTCTCCTTTGAAATGATGTTTTAGTATATACGCTATGATCGTACACCGTACTCGTATGACGTTGATTAAATTTTGCCCTCTCTGATTCAAGTCCATTCCATTTTAAGCAGATTTCACCGATTAAGATgcatttcaaatgaattgtTTGTTTACAGATGTCCGTTACATGGGTCAAATGATATTGCAGTGTGACACGTACGCACAGGAAACGAATAGAACCGTGCAGGTAATTTTTATTCTTACTTCACTTTTCCACCCAATTGTCggatcatttttatttcaattcaaccGGGAACGCGTTTGCATTTCGTATTTAGTGTCGCGTAGTTCATCGGCTACagaattttagtttatttGAACTCTAGATGGTGAAATCAgataattttaccaaaaaaatccattctttggaaattagatgttttctgggtgtcggggaatctcgcacacgcgatcatagtatgcgtccttttacgacatgtaacgaaaagtcatgactgtgcgagattcaccacttagatgtgaatctcgcacaccatgaatttgtgtggtgtgcgagattaccctaccccgtTTTCTGTAACTTTGAAACGAAGATTTCTTCAAATAAGTTTTGTTCTCAACCGTTGAATGACGAcagttgaattgaattaaattgcgATCAAACTTTTGTAACAGTAAACCCACCAAACCAATGATGATCGTAACATATACGCTATTAATATTTGCTTTTCTCGAAAagacaaaaatgatttcaactTGCCCTCTCtgaaatgttttccatttcgaaaaccgattttttttcctcaaatttgCATTCCGGACTAATTTCAACCGTTTTTACTCTTCGATTACAGGCAATTCTATGTTCTGGCATTCAGCGCTGCGATCGATGGACGTGAATCCTACGAGAAGCTATCGGAATCGTTGGAGGTCAGCAAGAAGCTAGGCTTGTTTGGGCTCCAACGTCCACGACCAAAAAAAGAGAGTTGTtcgaaaaaatcgaattgctgaataaatcaatttttttctctctaaatAACTTCGTTTTACTCAGTGTTTTGGGACTTCAGCCATCCAACCCAACTTTGACCTGTTCGTCGTCCACCGAATGTTTCGTTCGTTTGGACATCAAAAGTTTGAGTCTAAAAAAGGATCGGCTGTATTGACTGGCTGACACAAAATTATTGTCTTTTACAACAAGCTAATTAGAAGGTGAAGCCTCGAACGAATTATACGAAGGTTTTGCTTCAAGTTTTGAAGTTTTACCGAATGACGATTAGCCGCAAAAGGTCAAAGATGAGGCCAGTCCGAGTTCtggacaaatattttttagccccgtacgaagaacgaaggggcttataggattacgatgccgtgtgtaattgatggaattcgaagcagacggtaagggcaaagtgtttgcctatgttcatagatgacgaatccgcaataaaaatttgggccgtctgtccgtctgtctgtcacgtcgatatcttgagtaaatcaaatccgatttcaaaaaaacaaaatccctgaaagatagtccaaatagtgaggctaagttcgcagatgggcgattttgggtcgacccttcccgagctggggccccataagtgatttaacgttttccgaagatatctgcgGCCATTCAAAGGCTACacatgtaagtgatacgtcaaataaaagatatttacaataccgatcgacaaaaaaaaagtttatggaaatcggatgaccgactcgttagtgagaccccttggtgtgaactaggtacagggcggcaagacgtttttgcttgtaggttggccaaatttgaacgcaTTTAGATGGATTTGGCTTTATTAGatttgaccgtaccaatcagggaaaaaaaaagttcatggaattcggtttaccggagcgtgagctaggtctcttggagtgagcttatatgtggctactcggccgtacagtgaacgtggagtattttgtcaatatctcgagtaaactttgaccgaatttcatgaatttttttttgtttgcaaaggtactaacgaatgtaaagcaggcgtactactttccacctcctgaCAAAATgaccgtcggccgccattttggatttttgtaaaaacaatagaaatcggtgaaaatgatacttacaaagttactgatcagtgggaagtgattggttatgtgtgtggggtgtttcaagcatcccaaatatggatatctatttataaatatatacagctatattgagctatataacggtgtagatagttcttttgagctatatactagcatatttatcagtaaaatgttgcaaaaatttttaagtttgggtTATGGGTTACAGTTAGGaatgggaggcgttcaaaattatcgataatatcaatcgaaagaaattatcgataatcgattaatcatatcgttatcgataatttaataattatcgataattatcaaaatatcgaaattcgataattatcaaaatatcgatattttgatatttatctgaaaattcatgataatataccgatatatcggaatatatcgataaatatcggattttcggaccgaaatatcgatatatcgaattatcgatatcttgataattatcaaaatatcaataattatcgattatcgatatttttttgataattttcgataatcattttcatattatcgcccatgcctagttacagttgaaaggaacgtcgtacggggcttcgtaattgcgccatgcgcaatttttaagacgtgcacatttcataagaattttactttaacgaCGTTTACGGTCTCAGTAGGCTTAGGGTAAGAATAGGGCGaccgacgaactagggtcacgtacacaatagatgtacgggttcgtatggggctcagtcgcagcgaacgctccgactgttctgacggctcgttttttctTATGATAAACGATGTGAGTTCAGTGCTGGTTGACGAACTAAAAATGAGTTGTAAATGGAAGGTCGGACTAAAGCAatttatctactgtaatgtctaaaaattcacaatttgtGTGACacttttaaaatcaaaataagctagatttaaacacgtcatttTATGTCTGTGAAGTACCTGCGAACGTGaacccaaggttctgaaagaacaggttaagtcaaccctgagttgatcacgaagacGGTGCCAcacaattgcgtcaacggctgcgaagtttatatgtgaaatagaacttgacaaaaacaaaattctgaattttcgagaaaaatattttcttcaagttgatttctcccactatctgtttataaaatttggtgtcaaccgccttcgtggttgtctgcaaagttctgaaagaacaggttaagacaacaaCGAAGGCGgttgacaccaaattttataaacagacAGTGggagaaatcaacttgaagaaaatatttttctcgaaaattcagaattttgtttttgtcaagttctatttcacatataaacttcgcagccgttgacgcaattgtgTGGCACCgtcttcgtgatcaactcagggttgacttaacctgttctttcagaaccttggttgtCTGAACTTTGCTTGAACCTGTGAATTCTACATTATAGTCCGGTCGTTGTGACGatcattttacatgacttTTTAGTGATTTTAGGAATTACAAATAATTCGCAGGTTTTAAAtgcgaaaaaagaaattcgcaGTTTTGAACTTACGAAAAACCATAATGAAGTTTGAAGTTTTGGATAAAAGTTCATACGTTCCAAATTCGCAGGTTTAAATCtgcgaaataaaatatttgcagGTTCAAACCAGGTACATGTCGCTAGCACCCCACCATTTAGGGCTGTGTCGAGTTATGGCTTATTTTTTAGGGCTTGTTTAGGGCTGACGATTGGAACCGGTCCCGAGTTTAGGGCTGTCGAACAGCGTGAGTTATAGtgttttaaaaagttttgaaacaTGTCGTTTAAGCATTTGTCCGTAAattcaaaacgtttttcagTTTCCAGTAGATCTATAATTTGGGGCTAGTTTAGGGCTGACGATTGAAATCGGTCTCGAGTTTAGGGCTGCTCATATACTGAAGTTATTCAACTTTTACTCGAAAAAACATGTCATGTTGGCGGTTTCAACGCTATAAACAGGGTGTCTGCTTGAAAGTTTAGTTTAACGTTTAGGGCTAGTTCAGAGTTTGGGGCTGCTTATTCACCAAAGTTATTCAACTTTTACTAGAGAAAACAGGTCATGTTCGCGGTTTCATCTATACATTTTCAGTTGACTAAGGTCAAGGGTCCTTCGACGAAAAATGAGTGTCGGTAACTAGTTTCCTTAATTCGAGTTCGGACAACAGCTTTTTCTAAAATAAGTGTTGCTACAGTGCATTATCGACTAAATGAGTTGCATTAGAAGACTTTCCTCATATGTACTGCTATAGTCCGTTGCTAGAGCGCAACgataaaaataccgaaaattctAATAGTTTTGGAGGCAATTGCATGTAGGCGCTGTTCTCATTCATTTCCATGAAGAAGGTGATACCATGGGAATACCATGGGAATACCATGGGAATACCATGGGAATACTCGTCAATACGACTCGGAATAAACACGATCGAAACAACTTCCACCACAACGGTCGCTTTgatacatttcttatttttctgtaaACCAAATCAAATAGTAGAAATTCCAGAGTTTTCATATTTGGCTTTCACATACAAGAATTGTTGCGATGACCGTTGCAACAGACAATGGAAGGCTTATGCACATCTCTACAGGAATGCTTGGAATCAAATCATATTTAAAAGTTCGATGCGATAACATCCGACAATTATACTTCAGTGCCTGTCGATatcttgccgtctgtgaaagagAAACTCAGCAGTGAAATTCATTGTTTCTTTTCTCTGCTAAAAATTCTAGGTGTTAAAATTGGTCAGTCTGAGGTTCCAGATGCGTGACCAAGGATTAAGGATGATACGATTCGTACAATTTTCGCCAACTTCCTTCCCAGTACTCTATGTAAAAGATAGTTCTTTGTTCACCAATGGgagaaaaatgggaaattccaacaagagcgaagttttacgaccagagcgaagcgagagctGGAGttggaattttatattttctccgAAGTGTGTGTACGGTGTAAATAACCGCTTTTCCCCACGGACGGGAGAGAAAGTAGATATTTtctgagtggagaaaataaggttagtCACACCGCACACACGCAGAAATTGTTATATTCTTCATCGTTAGAAAGTCCATTTTTCTTCGCTCATTAATCGATCGCATGCAATTCACTTACCTTATACCAATATATTCACATTGAATCGATGTACGTAACACTGATTAATGTTTCTGGCTACCGATGCAGATACCACCGTATTATTTCATGAAAGATTGACTAATGGCAACATCTCAATCCCATACACGAACATCATCACTGGATCTCACTTTTCGAATACTCCTAAATCAAGATATTCTTGCCATGTGGCTGAGAGACTCAACCTACCAAATGAATCCGTACGTTTCGATAGCTAAAGAGGATGATCAACTGCGACAGTTAATTCAGGGTGTCATAAACACCCAAGCCGAAGTGATCCAACTTTACCAGTGGGGAAATGCCTATTTTCCCTTGAAACATTGGAAATTCAGCATCGAACTGAGCCAATCGGATTGGTCAACACAAGACGAAGTTTCgccaaaatataaaatagacGAAGTGTTCGAAGCCAAATACGAACTGGATAGTCTGGCCTCATTTTTGTATCTTTCGAAATACTTCTACGAGTCAACAGGGAATTCAGATTTCGTGGGGTTTAAAaatcatccacactgaaatgtgtgcagttgaagttttcgacCGAAAGGCATTGCATAGAAAATGTAAGGGATAAAAATTATCCCAGAAAACTCTCTTCTAACACACCCAATTGTTTTTTGGTATAGCCCCACTTATCATAAATTTTGTGCTGTGTATTTAGGACCGCAGAATTGTGGTCCTTGTTGCAGATAAAGAGAATAATAATCCAACCAAAAGATgtggttttattttaataaaaaattattttcatttcttcttttcattttacatttttttttcgtttgttttcgtTTCACTTCCGTTTTATAATTACAAGTTGGGCATGtgcgatttaaaaaaaaaaagacgaaaatttAACAGTCTTTTATCGCCCACACACATGAGACATAGTACAATAAAGCAGTGTCAGCATCaattagaaagaaaaatagctgaaaataataataaaataaaaacatttataaTTGTTGCCATCGTCCAGTGAACATGCCCTTGGCGACTTTATATTTGACGGTCATCGCAACACTGACTGGCATAAATGAGCAAATTGTCCACTATAAGGAAACTTAGCTTTCCTACGCTTATACTATGCGCCTAAATCACCGTCTGAAGCACAGTTTCAGTTTCATTCGTTCCTGGAGAATGTAAAGCATTAACATAAGTGCCGAAATGACACGACGATAATAGTACCGTACTGTGTTGCtggaacatttttgttgaggcGTGTGGTAATAAGGTTTCCACACGtcttaacaaaaaatgtcccagcaAGACAATACGGTAGTTTGTTGTCTTGCGACCagaaaaatgcgaaaaaccgGTTTTAGGCGAGGTAGTAATGACGTATTTTCTGgccgaaataaaaaaaaatcttttctcacATAAGATAGCGCATTCAGTGAACTGTAATTTTTGTTGCGATCCAGTTTGCCCAATGCAAGCATGTCCGGGCTTTTCagctcaaatttgaaaatgtccaTATTTTCTCTCAGTTTCATTTTGGATATCGATATTGGTATGGCAATGTGTCCACGTTGAATCTGGTATCGCAGTAAAATTTGTTCGGGCGTCTTTCGATATGTTTGAGCAATGGATTCGATCTGAAAgtggaaatcgatttttcttcatCGTCATGTTGAATTGCTCGGAAATCAAAGCTAAACTAAAGACTGTTGTAGTTTCCGAGAAAAAGGCTTCATTGAGAAAACCGTTTCATGCAACTTGGtgatataatagttatttatgcaactagttACGAAAAGTGGTTGTTTTCGACACTAGATGTGATGTGACTACATCGTGTGACGAAAACAACCACatttcgcaacttgttgcatgcaacgttttctgcaacaaccgcgaaaagtgaacttttgaaatgcaaattttacATAGAAGTACTTTTCGCCACTGAAAGTAGTTGCGAAAAGTACTTTTCGCCACTAAAACTAGTTGTGaaaagaagtgaaaaaaagaCCCTCATTACGCTCATCAAAGTaggcatgaaaaagttcacttttcgcagcGCAGTTGCAGAAATAAATATGTCATGCTGTTTCGAAGGACATTAatatgcaacaagttgcgaaatGAAGTGGTTCTCGTCAGTAGATGCGTGACGGATAGACTTACTTTcgcaacgttttatgcaattgtGCAACTTTTGgcttcgattttcttttcacatAACTTTTTATCACTGCACTGGTGGTAATTTACCACTGGTAAAGCCGTGACGTGATAGAAAGTCATGTCTTGCCGAAACGacgtttcaaattttacaattgtgTTCAGGGTTCCTTAACGTAATAATTTAGAAAAGTTTCAAGTTGTAACGTtatcgtttgaattttttgtcttttcgcTACAATTCTTAACGTTAAAAGACACAACCACATATGTCACGTTATAATGTTATATCTAAAAATCGTCCAGTATTCTGAAACCGTAATTTTAAATATCGTTTGAAGTACAAATGACGTTACAGACGTTCGTTACAGATGTATATAGCGTTACGAGTCGTAACTTTTgattttcggtaaaaaaaaagttataaatTGACCGTTATTGTAGCGTCACATcacggaacaaaaaaaataacgtTATGCCGGAACCCTGATTGTGTTGAATAATACCCACTTTTATACCGAACACATAAGATAGTTATTTATCGCTGCACCGGGTTAgaacgtttttctcaataaaggAAATTGAAGTTCTAGTTTAGTACTG
The sequence above is a segment of the Bradysia coprophila strain Holo2 unplaced genomic scaffold, BU_Bcop_v1 contig_70, whole genome shotgun sequence genome. Coding sequences within it:
- the LOC119083627 gene encoding uncharacterized protein LOC119083627, with the translated sequence MQASSATTTRFRYVLDFWFGKPSDADYLKSKSFWYGDDAADNHVRQHLSDDYEKAKCGQYNDWSDSADGALALVILLDQVPRNIFRNTAQAYATDDKALEIAKKIVASGWDEHQPDIVRRYMYSPFNHSENLEDQRRSVELFTKLGDREHLHWAKNFYETIKTYGRFPHRDGILGRRPSS